The proteins below are encoded in one region of Bacillus vallismortis:
- a CDS encoding TetR family transcriptional regulator: MPKHTSGKYEKILQAAIDVISEKGLDKASISDIVKKAGTAQGTFYLYFSSKNALIPAIAENLLTHTLDQIKGRLHGDEDFWTVLDILIDETFLITERHKDIIVLCYSGLAIDHSMEKWETIYQPYYSWLEKVIHKAMESREVTEGINAKWTARTIINLVENTAERFYIGFEQDENIEVTKKEIFTFLKRSLATV; the protein is encoded by the coding sequence ATGCCAAAACATACATCGGGCAAATATGAAAAAATTCTGCAGGCTGCCATTGACGTGATTTCTGAAAAAGGTCTCGACAAAGCCTCTATATCAGATATTGTCAAAAAGGCCGGCACTGCCCAAGGAACGTTCTATTTGTATTTCTCATCTAAAAATGCCCTCATCCCGGCAATCGCAGAAAATCTTCTCACCCATACGCTGGACCAAATCAAAGGAAGGCTGCATGGAGACGAGGATTTTTGGACCGTTTTAGATATATTAATTGATGAGACATTTCTCATTACCGAACGCCATAAGGATATTATCGTTCTCTGTTACTCCGGGCTTGCGATCGACCACTCCATGGAAAAATGGGAGACGATCTATCAGCCTTATTATTCCTGGCTCGAAAAAGTCATCCATAAGGCGATGGAAAGCCGCGAGGTAACGGAAGGAATCAATGCAAAATGGACGGCCAGAACGATTATCAACTTGGTCGAGAACACAGCTGAACGATTCTATATCGGATTTGAACAAGATGAAAATATTGAAGTGACTAAAAAAGAAATCTTTACTTTCTTAAAACGGAGCTTAGCTACAGTGTAA
- the aspP gene encoding aspartate/proton symporter AspP: protein MSKQGNFQKSMSLFDLILVGMGAIFGSAWLFAVSNVASKAGPSGAFSWIIGGAIILLIGLVYAELGAALPRTGGIIRYPVYSHGHLVGYLISFVTIVAYTSLISIEVTAVRQYVAYWFPGLTKEGSDSPTIAGWLLQFALLCLFFLLNYWSVKTFAKANFIISIFKYIVPITIIIVLIFHFNAQNLSVEGFAPFGFTGIQAAISTGGVMFAYLGLHPIVAVAGEVRNPKRNIPIALIVCIIVSTIIYTVLQVTFIGAIPTETLKNGWPAIGREFSLPFKDIAVMLGLGWLATLVILDAILSPGGNGNIFMNTTSRLVYAWARNGTLFRIFSKVNKETGTPRASLWLSFAMSIFWTLPFPSWNALVNVCSVALILSYAIAPICSAALRVNAKDLNRPFYLRGMSIIGPLSFIFTAFIVYWSGWTTVSWLLGSQLIMFLVYLFFSKYAPQEDVSLAQQLKSAWWLIGFYIMMLVFSYIGSFGHGLGIISNPVDLILVAIGSIAIYYWAKYTGLPKAAIDYDQ, encoded by the coding sequence ATGTCTAAACAAGGAAATTTTCAAAAATCAATGTCACTGTTTGATCTGATTTTGGTTGGGATGGGGGCAATCTTTGGGTCAGCGTGGCTGTTCGCTGTCAGCAATGTCGCCTCAAAAGCGGGGCCCTCCGGCGCTTTTTCCTGGATCATCGGCGGAGCTATCATTCTGTTAATCGGGCTCGTGTACGCTGAACTCGGAGCCGCTCTGCCCCGTACCGGAGGCATCATTCGATACCCCGTTTATTCACATGGTCACCTTGTCGGTTATTTAATTTCATTTGTCACAATTGTCGCTTATACAAGCCTGATTTCGATTGAAGTCACGGCAGTCCGGCAATACGTGGCCTATTGGTTTCCCGGCCTGACCAAAGAAGGCTCTGATTCACCGACCATTGCAGGCTGGCTCTTGCAATTTGCCTTGCTATGCTTGTTTTTTCTCCTGAATTATTGGAGTGTCAAAACTTTCGCCAAGGCCAATTTCATCATATCGATTTTTAAATATATTGTCCCGATTACGATCATTATCGTGTTGATCTTTCATTTTAACGCACAAAATTTATCTGTTGAAGGATTTGCGCCGTTTGGTTTTACAGGTATTCAGGCTGCGATATCGACAGGGGGCGTGATGTTTGCGTACCTGGGCCTGCACCCGATTGTGGCTGTTGCAGGCGAAGTGCGAAATCCAAAACGCAACATCCCGATCGCTTTAATCGTTTGCATCATCGTTTCCACCATCATTTATACTGTTTTGCAAGTCACTTTTATTGGCGCAATCCCGACAGAAACGCTTAAAAACGGCTGGCCTGCAATCGGACGGGAGTTTTCATTGCCGTTTAAAGATATTGCGGTCATGCTCGGTTTGGGCTGGCTTGCAACGCTTGTCATTTTAGACGCTATTTTGTCACCGGGTGGAAACGGGAATATTTTTATGAATACGACGTCTCGCCTTGTTTACGCCTGGGCGCGGAACGGCACATTATTTCGCATATTTTCAAAGGTCAATAAAGAAACCGGAACACCACGCGCTTCACTCTGGCTATCGTTTGCCATGTCGATTTTCTGGACGCTCCCCTTCCCTTCGTGGAACGCGCTCGTCAATGTCTGTTCTGTCGCACTCATCCTTTCCTATGCGATCGCACCCATTTGCTCAGCAGCGCTCAGGGTGAATGCGAAGGACTTGAACAGGCCGTTTTATTTAAGAGGAATGAGCATTATCGGGCCGCTTTCCTTTATCTTCACGGCCTTTATCGTGTACTGGTCAGGATGGACGACCGTTTCTTGGCTGCTCGGTTCACAGCTCATCATGTTTTTGGTTTATCTCTTTTTCAGCAAATATGCGCCTCAAGAAGATGTCAGTCTTGCCCAGCAGCTGAAATCTGCCTGGTGGCTGATCGGGTTTTATATCATGATGCTGGTCTTTTCCTACATCGGTTCTTTCGGACACGGTTTAGGCATCATCAGCAATCCCGTCGACCTAATTTTGGTCGCCATCGGCTCAATTGCGATTTACTACTGGGCAAAGTATACCGGGCTCCCGAAAGCCGCCATTGATTATGATCAATAA
- a CDS encoding glycoside hydrolase family 32 protein: MNYKKAGKWLTVFLIFAGILLFIDLLPNEEPVKKTKSTQKPDYRAAYHFTTPDKWKNDPQKPIYFDGQYHYFYLYNRDYPNGNGTEWRHAVSEDFLHWTDEGVAIPKYTNPDGDIWSGSVVIDKNNTAGFGKNALVAIVTQPSAKDKKQEQYLWYSTDKGKSFKSYRDNPVMPNPGTDDFRDPKVIWDDQDNKWVMAMAEGTKISFYESDNLKNWHYTSGFFPEQAGIVECPDLYMMRASDGTNKWVLGASANGKPWGKPNTYAYWTGSFDGKEFTADQTGPQWLDYGFDWYGGVTFEDGKSTDPLEKRYALAWMNNWDYANNTPTMKNGFNGTDSVIRELRLHEQDGTYSLVSQPIEALEQLTVSTDHIEDQDVSGSKTLSITADTYQLDMDLSWSELKNAGVRLRESEDQERHIDVGIFAEDGYAYVNRAAANQPDKSNTYVESKTPFDVSKQKTHLKILVDKTTIEVFVGDGKTVFSNQVFPRPEDKGITLYSEGGTASFKEITVKHLDTIHK, encoded by the coding sequence ATGAACTATAAAAAAGCAGGCAAATGGCTAACCGTCTTCCTCATCTTTGCAGGAATATTGCTGTTTATCGACTTATTGCCAAACGAAGAACCTGTCAAAAAAACAAAATCAACACAGAAACCGGACTACCGGGCGGCATATCATTTTACAACGCCGGACAAGTGGAAAAATGATCCTCAAAAACCAATCTATTTTGATGGACAATACCATTATTTCTATCTTTATAATCGGGATTACCCAAACGGAAACGGCACAGAATGGCGCCATGCCGTTTCAGAGGATTTCCTGCACTGGACCGATGAAGGCGTGGCAATTCCGAAATATACAAACCCGGACGGCGATATTTGGTCCGGTTCTGTTGTAATCGATAAAAATAACACAGCAGGATTCGGGAAAAATGCGCTTGTCGCGATAGTGACACAGCCTTCTGCCAAAGACAAAAAACAGGAGCAATATTTGTGGTATAGCACAGACAAAGGAAAATCATTCAAGTCCTATCGTGATAACCCCGTTATGCCTAATCCCGGCACAGACGACTTCAGAGACCCGAAAGTCATATGGGATGACCAGGATAACAAATGGGTCATGGCCATGGCTGAAGGGACAAAAATCAGCTTTTATGAATCCGATAACCTAAAAAACTGGCATTACACAAGCGGATTTTTCCCAGAGCAAGCGGGCATTGTGGAATGTCCTGACCTCTACATGATGCGGGCAAGTGACGGCACCAATAAGTGGGTTCTCGGTGCCAGCGCGAACGGTAAACCATGGGGCAAACCAAATACGTACGCTTACTGGACTGGAAGCTTTGACGGAAAAGAATTTACAGCGGATCAGACTGGACCGCAATGGCTTGACTACGGCTTTGACTGGTACGGCGGCGTGACGTTCGAAGACGGCAAAAGCACAGATCCATTAGAAAAGCGGTATGCGCTTGCCTGGATGAACAATTGGGATTACGCCAACAACACACCGACAATGAAGAATGGGTTTAATGGCACAGATTCTGTTATACGTGAACTCCGGCTGCATGAGCAGGACGGCACATACAGTCTCGTCTCACAGCCGATCGAAGCTTTAGAGCAGCTGACTGTTTCAACTGACCACATAGAGGATCAGGATGTGAGCGGATCAAAAACACTGTCGATCACTGCTGATACGTACCAGCTTGATATGGATCTTTCTTGGTCAGAGCTAAAGAACGCAGGCGTCAGGCTGAGAGAGTCGGAAGACCAAGAACGCCATATTGATGTCGGCATTTTCGCCGAAGACGGCTATGCATATGTCAACAGAGCGGCTGCAAATCAGCCTGACAAAAGCAATACCTATGTCGAAAGCAAGACACCTTTCGATGTAAGCAAACAGAAGACCCATTTAAAAATTCTCGTCGATAAAACAACGATAGAAGTATTTGTCGGCGATGGAAAAACCGTTTTTTCAAATCAAGTGTTCCCGAGACCTGAAGATAAAGGCATTACCCTTTATTCTGAAGGCGGCACAGCTTCATTTAAAGAGATAACGGTGAAACATTTGGATACGATTCATAAATAA
- the sacB gene encoding levansucrase: MNIKKFAKQATALTFTTALLAGGATQAFAKETNQKPYKETYGITHITRHDMLKIPEQQKNEKYQVPEFDPSTIKNISSAKGLDVWDSWPLQNADGTVANYHGYHIVFALAGDPKDADDTSIYMFYQKVGETSIDSWKNAGRVFKDSDKFDANDSILKDQTQEWSGSATFTSDGHIRLFYTDFSGKHYGKQTLTTAQVNVSTSDSSLNIDGVEDYKSIFDGDGKTYQNVQQFIDEGNYSSGDNHTLRDPHYVEDKGRKYLVFEANTGTDNGYQGEESLFNKAYYGKSTSFFRQESQKLLQSDKKRAAELANGALGIIELNDDYTMKKVMKPLIASNTVTDEIERPNVFKMNGKWYLFTDSRGSKMTIDGITSNDIYMLGYVSNSLTGPYKPLNKTGLVLKMDLDPNDVTFTYSHFAVPQAKGNNVVITSYMTNRGFFADKQATFAPSFLLNIKGKKTSVVKDSILEQGQLTVNK; this comes from the coding sequence ATGAACATCAAAAAGTTTGCAAAACAAGCGACAGCATTAACCTTTACAACTGCACTGCTGGCAGGAGGCGCGACTCAAGCGTTTGCGAAAGAAACGAACCAAAAACCGTATAAGGAAACGTACGGCATTACCCATATTACACGCCATGACATGCTGAAAATCCCTGAACAGCAAAAAAATGAAAAATATCAAGTGCCTGAATTTGATCCATCCACAATTAAAAATATCTCTTCTGCAAAAGGCCTGGACGTTTGGGACAGCTGGCCATTGCAAAACGCTGACGGCACAGTCGCAAACTATCACGGCTACCACATTGTCTTTGCGTTAGCGGGAGACCCTAAAGATGCGGATGACACATCGATTTACATGTTCTATCAAAAAGTCGGCGAAACGTCTATTGACAGCTGGAAAAACGCTGGCCGTGTCTTCAAAGACAGCGACAAATTCGATGCAAATGATTCAATCCTGAAAGACCAAACACAAGAATGGTCTGGTTCAGCGACATTCACATCTGACGGTCACATTCGTTTGTTCTACACTGACTTTTCTGGTAAACATTACGGCAAACAAACACTGACAACTGCACAGGTTAACGTATCAACGTCAGACAGCTCTCTGAATATCGACGGTGTAGAAGATTATAAATCAATCTTTGACGGTGACGGCAAAACGTATCAAAATGTACAGCAGTTCATCGATGAAGGCAACTACAGCTCCGGTGATAACCATACGCTGAGAGATCCGCACTACGTGGAAGATAAAGGCCGCAAATACTTAGTATTTGAAGCGAACACTGGAACTGACAACGGTTACCAAGGCGAAGAATCTTTATTTAACAAAGCGTACTACGGCAAAAGCACATCATTCTTCCGTCAAGAAAGTCAAAAACTTCTGCAAAGCGATAAAAAACGCGCAGCAGAATTAGCAAACGGCGCACTCGGCATCATTGAGCTAAACGATGACTACACAATGAAAAAAGTGATGAAACCGCTGATTGCATCTAACACAGTTACAGATGAAATTGAACGCCCGAATGTCTTTAAAATGAATGGCAAATGGTACCTGTTCACTGACTCTCGCGGATCAAAAATGACAATCGACGGCATTACATCTAATGACATTTATATGCTTGGTTATGTTTCTAATTCCTTAACAGGCCCATACAAGCCGCTAAACAAAACAGGCCTTGTGTTAAAAATGGATCTTGATCCTAACGATGTGACCTTTACTTACTCACACTTCGCTGTGCCTCAAGCTAAAGGAAACAATGTCGTCATTACAAGCTACATGACAAACAGAGGTTTCTTTGCTGACAAACAAGCAACGTTTGCGCCAAGCTTCCTCTTGAACATCAAAGGCAAGAAAACATCTGTTGTAAAAGACAGCATCCTTGAACAAGGACAATTAACCGTTAACAAATAA
- a CDS encoding serine hydrolase has translation MKREKRIHLGTLFSVLAEKQQFNGTVLAAEDGDILYHHSFGYAELAEKRPLQTSSLFELASLSKPFTALGIILLEEKGIVGYEDKVERWLPGFPYQGVTIRHLLNHTSGLPDYFQWFLDNWNKHKIAVNQDVVDMLMNEGLPSDFEPNEGWLYSNTGYVLLAVIMEKASGMSYSDFMKTHIFSPLGMNETRVYNRRFRSEQTDHYAYGYVYDVHSETYVLPDDLEETNYVVYLDGIQGDGTVNAVTSDLFRFDQALYQDNFISNDSKEAAFSPVRLNNGETVDYGFGWVLQHSPEKGRIVSHSGGWPGYSTMMIRYIDRHKTLIYLSNKEEEAEYEQAILKAAEHILFGQPYEIPERPADKKKKEVDPAIYSRYVGSYLFQDGTAARVTAENEKLYLQIPGQVRLELFPSSETRFFLRSLSVEIEFLLGDDAAKSFILYEDGTEEEAVRTN, from the coding sequence ATGAAGCGAGAAAAAAGGATACATCTTGGCACATTATTCTCTGTGTTGGCGGAAAAACAGCAGTTCAACGGGACGGTTCTGGCCGCGGAGGACGGCGATATTTTATATCATCACTCTTTCGGTTATGCGGAACTGGCGGAAAAACGCCCTTTGCAAACCAGCTCTTTGTTTGAGTTAGCGTCTCTGTCAAAGCCTTTTACAGCTTTGGGGATTATATTGCTTGAGGAGAAAGGAATTGTTGGATATGAAGACAAAGTTGAGCGTTGGCTGCCGGGTTTTCCATATCAGGGCGTCACGATTCGGCATTTATTGAACCATACGTCAGGGCTGCCTGATTATTTTCAATGGTTTCTTGACAATTGGAACAAGCACAAGATTGCGGTGAATCAAGATGTTGTCGATATGCTGATGAATGAGGGGCTGCCTAGTGATTTTGAGCCGAACGAGGGCTGGCTGTACAGCAACACGGGGTATGTGCTGCTGGCGGTAATCATGGAAAAAGCCTCCGGCATGAGCTATTCGGATTTTATGAAAACACATATTTTCTCACCGCTCGGCATGAATGAAACGAGAGTGTATAATAGGAGGTTTCGGTCTGAGCAGACAGATCATTATGCATATGGATACGTGTATGATGTCCATTCCGAAACGTACGTCCTGCCTGATGATCTGGAAGAAACAAACTATGTTGTGTACCTCGATGGCATTCAGGGAGATGGGACGGTGAACGCTGTCACAAGCGATTTGTTTCGGTTTGATCAGGCTTTATATCAGGACAATTTCATCAGTAACGATTCTAAGGAAGCCGCATTTTCGCCGGTGCGCCTGAACAATGGTGAAACGGTTGATTACGGCTTTGGCTGGGTGCTGCAACACAGTCCTGAAAAAGGGCGTATTGTCAGCCACAGCGGAGGATGGCCTGGCTACTCGACGATGATGATCCGGTATATAGATCGGCATAAAACGTTGATCTATTTGAGTAACAAGGAAGAGGAGGCGGAATATGAACAAGCGATTTTGAAGGCGGCTGAACATATTTTATTTGGCCAGCCATATGAGATCCCGGAACGTCCTGCTGATAAAAAGAAAAAAGAAGTTGATCCGGCGATATACAGCCGCTATGTTGGCAGCTACTTGTTTCAGGATGGCACGGCCGCGCGGGTGACAGCCGAGAATGAAAAGCTTTATTTGCAGATCCCCGGACAGGTGAGGCTTGAATTGTTTCCTTCCTCGGAAACCCGTTTCTTTTTGAGGTCATTGTCTGTTGAAATCGAATTTTTGTTAGGTGATGATGCTGCGAAAAGCTTTATTCTCTATGAAGATGGAACAGAAGAAGAAGCGGTCCGTACGAATTAA
- a CDS encoding aspartate/glutamate racemase family protein produces MIGILAGMGPKSTSPFIDKVIDYCQKLYGASHDIDFPHMMIYSCPTPFYTDRPIDHEEMKRAIIDGAVKLEKTGVDFIALPCNTAHVYYEEVQQALAVPLLHITKETVKEMPHTAKKAAVLGTESTIQSGIYQKGLKANGQEVVHKDHWQQAVNQLIAAIKQPNHTEQTHALWQKLYAEISQHADIIISACTDLNAVLDHIQSEIPIIDSSDCLAKSTVSTYLSYQR; encoded by the coding sequence ATGATCGGTATATTAGCCGGAATGGGGCCGAAATCGACCTCGCCATTTATTGATAAGGTGATTGATTACTGCCAAAAGCTGTATGGGGCTTCACATGATATCGACTTTCCGCACATGATGATTTATTCATGCCCGACCCCATTCTATACAGATCGTCCCATCGACCATGAGGAGATGAAAAGAGCAATTATCGATGGTGCGGTAAAGCTTGAGAAAACAGGCGTTGATTTTATCGCTCTTCCTTGTAACACGGCACATGTGTATTATGAAGAGGTTCAGCAGGCGTTGGCGGTTCCTTTGTTACATATCACCAAGGAAACGGTAAAAGAAATGCCGCACACTGCAAAAAAAGCGGCTGTTTTAGGAACAGAGTCAACCATCCAATCAGGTATCTATCAAAAAGGGCTGAAGGCAAACGGACAAGAAGTTGTTCACAAGGATCATTGGCAGCAGGCTGTAAATCAGCTCATCGCCGCAATCAAACAGCCGAATCATACGGAGCAGACACACGCGTTGTGGCAGAAGCTATACGCTGAAATCAGTCAGCATGCAGACATTATCATTTCAGCCTGCACGGATTTAAATGCGGTGCTAGATCATATTCAAAGTGAGATTCCGATTATCGATTCCTCCGACTGTCTTGCAAAAAGCACTGTCAGCACATATCTTTCCTATCAAAGGTAA
- a CDS encoding DUF3237 domain-containing protein has protein sequence MNKPVLKQFASLEIKVDPPITIGETGLGLRRWIPIRSGTITGKVKGRVLPGGADSQIIRADGRTDLSARYVIETADHELIYIQNNGIRQVSEPFRKQAAAGEIIDPEHVYFRTVPTFETGSEAYQWLHDRLFIGSAERTPDCVRLDIYEVQ, from the coding sequence ATGAATAAGCCGGTTTTAAAACAATTTGCCTCTTTAGAAATTAAGGTTGATCCGCCTATCACCATTGGTGAGACAGGCCTGGGACTGAGACGGTGGATTCCGATTCGTTCGGGAACCATAACCGGGAAAGTAAAAGGGCGTGTTTTGCCGGGCGGTGCCGATTCACAAATCATTCGCGCTGACGGCAGAACAGATTTGTCTGCCAGATATGTAATCGAAACAGCCGATCATGAACTGATTTATATTCAAAACAATGGAATACGGCAAGTCAGCGAGCCGTTTCGAAAACAAGCCGCAGCCGGAGAAATCATTGATCCGGAGCATGTTTATTTTCGTACGGTGCCGACATTTGAAACAGGCAGCGAAGCTTACCAATGGCTGCATGACCGCTTGTTTATCGGTTCCGCAGAAAGAACCCCTGATTGCGTTCGACTAGACATTTATGAAGTACAGTAA
- the padC gene encoding phenolic acid decarboxylase, which produces MENFIGSHMIYTYENGWEYEIYIKNDHTIDYRIHSGMVAGRWVRDQEVNIVKLTEGVYKVSWTEPTGTDVSLNFMPNEKRMHGIIFFPKWVHEHPEITVCYQNDHIDLMKESREKYETYPKYVVPEFAEITFLKNEGADNEEVISKAPYEGMTDDIRAGK; this is translated from the coding sequence ATGGAAAACTTTATCGGAAGCCACATGATTTACACGTATGAAAATGGATGGGAATACGAGATTTATATTAAAAACGACCATACAATCGATTATAGAATTCATAGCGGAATGGTTGCCGGACGTTGGGTTCGGGATCAGGAAGTCAATATTGTCAAACTGACAGAAGGCGTATATAAAGTGTCTTGGACAGAGCCGACAGGCACAGATGTTTCACTCAACTTTATGCCGAATGAAAAACGCATGCACGGCATTATTTTCTTCCCGAAATGGGTGCATGAACATCCTGAAATTACGGTCTGTTACCAAAATGACCACATTGACTTGATGAAAGAATCCCGCGAGAAATATGAAACGTATCCAAAATACGTTGTGCCTGAATTTGCCGAGATTACATTTCTGAAAAATGAGGGAGCCGACAATGAAGAAGTGATTTCGAAAGCTCCTTATGAAGGAATGACAGACGATATTCGCGCGGGTAAATGA
- a CDS encoding carboxylesterase/lipase family protein yields MSKTVTTRYGKVKGTTENGVHIWKGVPYAKPPVGQLRFKAPEPPEAWEDELDATAYGPICPQPSDLLSLSYAEPPRQSEDCLYVNVFAPDTQSENLPVMVWIHGGAFYLGAGSEPLYDGSSIAARGDVIVVTLNYRLGPFGFLHLSSFDETYSDNLGLLDQTAALKWVRDNISAFGGDPDNVTVFGESAGSMSIAALLAMPAAKGLFQKAIMESGASRTMTKEKAASTAAAFLQVLGIDESQLGTLHTLSAEDLLKAADQLRKAENENIFQLFFQPALDPKTLPAEPEKAIEEGAAAGIPLLIGTNRDEGYLFFTPDSDVHSQETLDAALEYLLGQPLAKKVADLYPRSLESQIHMMTDLLFWRPAVAYASAQSHYAPVWMYRFDWHSDKPPYNKAFHALELPFVFGNLGGLEQMAKAEITDEVKQLSHTIQSAWIAFAKTGNPSTENVKWPAYDAEARKTLILDSEITIENDPESAKRQKLFPSQGE; encoded by the coding sequence GCACCGGAGCCGCCTGAAGCGTGGGAGGACGAACTGGACGCAACAGCTTATGGCCCGATTTGCCCGCAGCCGTCTGATCTGCTGTCCCTTTCATATGCTGAGCCACCCCGCCAGTCTGAGGATTGTCTGTATGTCAATGTTTTCGCGCCTGACACCCAGAGCGAAAACCTGCCTGTCATGGTGTGGATTCACGGGGGCGCTTTTTATCTCGGAGCGGGCAGTGAGCCGTTATATGATGGATCAAGCATTGCCGCGCGGGGAGACGTCATTGTCGTGACACTGAACTATCGGCTTGGGCCGTTTGGATTTTTACATTTGTCTTCGTTTGATGAGACGTATTCTGATAACCTTGGGCTGTTGGACCAAACCGCCGCACTGAAATGGGTGCGGGACAATATCTCAGCGTTTGGCGGTGATCCAGATAACGTAACAGTTTTTGGAGAATCGGCTGGCAGCATGAGCATTGCCGCGCTACTCGCTATGCCTGCGGCAAAAGGCCTGTTCCAGAAAGCGATCATGGAAAGCGGCGCTTCCCGAACAATGACGAAAGAGAAAGCGGCAAGCACCGCGGCAGCCTTTTTACAAGTCCTTGGGATTGACGAGAGCCAATTGGGCACATTGCATACTCTATCAGCGGAAGATTTGCTTAAAGCGGCCGATCAGCTTCGGAAAGCAGAAAATGAAAATATCTTTCAGCTGTTCTTTCAGCCCGCCCTTGATCCGAAAACGCTGCCTGCTGAACCAGAAAAAGCGATCGAAGAGGGTGCTGCGGCCGGAATTCCGCTATTAATCGGAACAAATCGCGATGAAGGATATTTATTTTTCACCCCGGATTCAGACGTACATTCTCAGGAAACGCTTGATGCCGCGCTCGAGTATTTATTAGGGCAGCCGCTGGCCAAGAAAGTCGCCGATCTGTATCCGCGTTCGCTTGAAAGCCAAATTCATATGATGACTGATTTACTATTTTGGCGTCCGGCCGTCGCCTATGCCTCCGCCCAGTCCCATTACGCGCCTGTTTGGATGTACCGATTCGACTGGCACTCGGATAAGCCGCCGTACAATAAAGCGTTTCACGCATTAGAGCTTCCTTTCGTTTTCGGAAATCTCGGCGGGTTAGAACAGATGGCAAAAGCGGAGATAACGGATGAGGTGAAACAGCTTTCTCATACCATACAATCAGCATGGATCGCGTTCGCCAAAACAGGAAACCCAAGCACTGAAAATGTAAAATGGCCTGCGTACGACGCAGAAGCAAGAAAGACGCTGATTTTAGATTCAGAGATTACGATTGAAAACGATCCTGAATCTGCAAAAAGGCAAAAACTATTCCCTTCACAAGGAGAATAA